Proteins from a genomic interval of Cottoperca gobio chromosome 8, fCotGob3.1, whole genome shotgun sequence:
- the LOC115011698 gene encoding retinol dehydrogenase 8 — translation MGTRRVLVTGCSSGIGLAVAARLANDELRRFKVVATMRDLGKRGPLEKAAGDSLNKTLEIKQLDVCCEASIRECVNSLPDRRVDVLVNNAGVGMIGPLECQSIDVMRELFDTNFFGLARLVKELLPDMKRRQSGHIVVMSSVMGIQGILFNDVYSASKFAVEGFCESLAVQALKFNIKTTLVEPGPVVTEFERKVYEDAEKMDLSGTDEETAKIFREVYLPYSKKIFASLGQTPEEVAEQTVKVITAEEPPLRHQTNRLYMPMTALKHADPTGRLPLDTFYKMTFKHDRVFNATLGVMRILQRMAGKK, via the exons ATGGGAACCAGGAGGGTACTTGTGACCGGGTGCTCCTCTGGCATTGGCTTGGCTGTGGCTGCACGGCTGGCCAACGATGAGCTCAGACGGTTTAAAG TGGTTGCCACAATGAGGGATCTTGGGAAGCGGGGACCCTTGGAGAAAGCGGCGGGTGACTCCTTAAACAAAACCCTGGAAATCAAACAGTTAGATGTCTGTTGTGAAGCCTCCATCAGAGAGTGTGTCAACAGCCTGCCGGACAGACGGGTGGATGTTCTTG TGAACAATGCTGGTGTCGGCATGATTGGACCACTGGAGTGCCAAAGTATTGATGTCATGCGGGAGCTCTTTGACACAAACTTCTTCGGCCTGGCACGTCTGGTGAAAGAGTTGCTGCCTGACATGAAGCGGAGGCAGAGCGGCCATATTGTGGTGATGAGCAGCGTCATGGGAATacagg GGATTCTTTTCAATGACGTCTACTCTGCCTCTAAATTTGCTGTGGAAGGATTTTGTGAAAGTCTGGCAGTGCAAGCATTGAAGTTTAACATCAA GACGACTCTCGTGGAACCTGGCCCTGTGGTGACAGAGTTTGAAAGGAAAGTGTACGAGGATGCTGAGAAGATGGATCTTTCAGGGACGGACGAGGAGACAGCCAAAATCTTTCGTGAAGTTTACCTGCCATACTCTAAAAAGATCTTTGCCTCATTAGGCCAGACACCAGAGGAAGTGGCTGAG CAAACCGTTAAAGTGATCACAGCCGAGGAGCCTCCTCTGCGCCACCAGACCAACCGCCTATACATGCCCATGACTGCACTGAAGCATGCCGATCCGACTGGCCGACTGCCTCTGGACACCTTCTATAAGATGACCTTTAAACATGACCGCGTGTTCAATGCTACTCTCGGGGTGATGCGCATACTGCAGAGGATGGCAGGGAAGAAATAA
- the soul5 gene encoding heme-binding protein 2 codes for MIYLFGLIGFLLALTAESKVGNSSVPNFCSETEECLLFDQICKTDEYEVRHYDATKWVSTEEKSMFMEFATMKAFRRLFEYISGANENGEKIEMTAPVIIKIAEDKSPLLFWKPRIYTMSFLLPAKHQANPPKPTDTKLFITDMADMKVYVLSYGGWMLSMTEKINSNKLFSALTSVGAEFQNDYRYAVGYNSPMKMFNRHNEVWYVVEDEPVCSSSEELELSPMA; via the exons AT GATTTATCTTTTCGGACTTATTGGCTTTCTGTTGGCACTCACAGCTGAGTCCAAAGTTGG AAACTCATCTGTGCCTAACTTCTGTTCTGAGACAGAAGAGTGCCTGCTGTTTGATCAGATTTGTAAGACTGACGAATATGag GTCCGTCACTATGACGCCACAAAATGGGTTTCAACCGAAGAGAAATCCATGTTCATGGAATTTGCAACAATGAAAGCCTTCAGACGACTGTTTGAATACATCAGTGGTGCCAATGAGAACG GAGAGAAGATTGAAATGACGGCTCCTGTTATTATAAAAATCGCTGAGGACAAGTCACCTCTGTTGTTTTGGAAACCGCGTATCTACACAATGAGTTTCTTGCTGCCAGCCAAACATCAGGCGAACCCCCCCAAACCTACTGATACAAAG CTGTTCATCACCGACATGGCGGATATGAAAGTGTATGTTCTGTCCTACGGAGGATGGATGTTGAGCATGACTGAGAAAATCAACTCGAACAAGCTCTTCTCTGCCCTTACCTCGGTGGGTGCAGAGTTCCAAAACGACTACCGATATGCCGTGGGATATAACAG TCCGATGAAGATGTTCAACAGGCACAACGAGGTGTGGTATGTTGTTGAGGATGAGCCTGTGTGTTCCAGCAGTGAGGAACTGGAGCTTTCTCCCATGGCTTGA
- the nr5a5 gene encoding LOW QUALITY PROTEIN: nuclear receptor subfamily 5, group A, member 5 (The sequence of the model RefSeq protein was modified relative to this genomic sequence to represent the inferred CDS: deleted 1 base in 1 codon) codes for MDLPDYHPQQPQPLIHHPYSYPEDLLTLEGSSTSQELRTEPDSRAESEESCPICGDKVSGYHYGLLTCESCKGFFKRSVQNNKRYTCADQQSCPMNLSQRKRCPSCRFQKCLAVGMKREAVRADRMRGGRNKFGPLYRRDRQMKQQKVYYQAPYRIKMETTQTHRPTAPNDPHLMSSHTSAPLPSDVFHQSHMYPSDMGQLCAPMHLDCTMNADRVLTPLSLPNPGLYHGTFPGYVQEKDEMPFSYSQAPTNYVHPTPNNSFTPRSTPTSYPCSTLNSATPLSQASTQTPYTPSLATLTPSFLSQLLEGEQEESQLCAKVLTSLQREQANRGKHDRLNTFSIMCKMADQTLFGLVEWARNSALFKELKVDDQMVLLQSCWSELLVLDHLCRQVTYSKEDCIYLVTGQQIDLSTIISQAGGRLSGLVSRTQDLVSKLRAFQLDRHEFVCLKHLVLFNPDVKSVQSRRQVEQTQERVNRALMEYTQQSHPRHSDKFGQLLLRLPEVRSISLQLEEYLYQRHLLGDLPCNSLITEMLHTKHS; via the exons ATGGACCTACCTGATTATCACCCACAGCAGCCACAGCCACTCATCCATCACCCTTACAGCTACCCGGAGGATCTGTTAACGTTGGAAGGATCATCAACAT CTCAGGAATTAAGGACAGAGccagacagcagagcagagtcAGAGGAGAGCTGTCCCATCTGCGGAGACAAAGTGTCAGGATACCACTATGGACTGCTCACTTGTGAAAGCTGCAAG ggcttcTTTAAACGCTCAGTGCAGAATAACAAGCGTTACACCTGTGCAGATCAACAGAGCTGCCCCATGAACCTTTCACAGAGGAAACGTTGTCCTTCATGCCGCTTCCAAAAGTGTTTGGCAGTGGGCATGAAGAGAGAAG CGGTAAGAGCAGATCGTATGAGAGGTGGGAGGAATAAATTTGGCCCTCTGTACCGGCGGGACAGGCAGATGAAGCAGCAAAAGGTTTATTACCAGGCTCCCTACAGGATTAAGATGGAAACTACTCAAACACACCGACCCACAGCACCAAATGACCCTCATCTAATGAGCAGTCACACAAGTGCTCCATTGCCTTCTGATGTTTTTCATCAGTCCCACATGTATCCCTCTGACATGGGGCAGTTGTGTGCGCCCATGCATCTGGACTGCACTATGAACGCAGACAGGGTGCTCACTCCTCTGTCACTGCCCAACCCT GGTTTGTACCACGGCACCTTCCCTGGATATGTCCAGGAGAAAGACGAAATGCCTTTTAGCTACAGCCAGGCTCCCACAAACTATGTGCACCCAACTCCGAACAATTCATTCACACCAAGAAGCACACCAACATCATACCCCTGCTCAACGCTAAACTCAGCCACCCCACTCTCCCAGGCTTCCACTCAAACCCCATACACCCCCTCATTGGCCACTCTTACACCCAGCTTCCTAAGTCAACTCCtggagggggagcaggaggagagccaGCTGTGTGCCAAGGTCCTCACCAGTCTGCAGAGAGAACAGGCCAACCGAGGGAAACACGACCGCCTAAATACATTCAGCATCATGTGCAAAATGGCTGACCAGACTTTGTTTGGGCTTGTGGAGTGGGCCAGGAACAGTGCACTCTTCAAAGAGCTCAAG GTGGATGACCAGATggtgctgctgcagagctgtTGGAGTGAGCTGCTGGTCCTGGATCACCTCTGTAGACAGGTGACCTACAGTAAAGAGGACTGCATATATCTTGTCACAGGACAGCAG ATTGATCTGTCGACTATCATCTCTCAGGCAGGTGGGAGACTCAGCGGCCTGGTATCGAGGACTCAAGACTTAGTTTCCAAACTGAGGGCATTCCAGCTGGACAGACATGAGTTTGTCTGTCTCAAGCACTTGGTGCTATTCAACCCTG ATGTGAAGTCAGTGCAGAGCCGCAGGCAGGTGGAGCAGACACAGGAGAGGGTGAACAGGGCCCTGATGGAGTACACCCAACAGAGTCATCCAAGACACTCAGACAAGTTTGGTCAGTTGCTGCTCCGGCTTCCTGAAGTACGCAGCATTAGTTTGCAGCTTGAGGAGTATTTGTACCAGCGCCATCTTCTGGGAGATTTGCCCTGCAACTCTCTGATCACCGAGATGCTGCACACCAAGCACAGCTGA
- the camsap3 gene encoding LOW QUALITY PROTEIN: calmodulin-regulated spectrin-associated protein 3 (The sequence of the model RefSeq protein was modified relative to this genomic sequence to represent the inferred CDS: inserted 2 bases in 1 codon): protein MVDSPTMRKTFVVPDIKPLDLYDCTKAKICASVGWLLAKSYGSAENVSAELRDPFYCDQYEQEHLKPPVTRLLQSSEIYCRTYSQLLEGXPGAEVQPKDNVALLQLLTQRGIVSKDLDSPVTDADLRHKPIKMSAHLAVIDALMTVEAMETVTAVKTCGSAKLPGGASSWEDALLHWVNELNQKLRECTEGAQNDTSQAVTEPQPVQPSCPTRWYWKLVPLRYRKDKIQSKQKPIFPVVNEVKDLSSGCAVAAVIHYYCPGLLRLEDVCMKESMSVADSLYNLQFIHEFCDSCLKSCCHLTLEDMLYTPQELQLNWLSFLAELLSWFEVRRPEFVQPIDMLDGSTPVTPSSLSGNSNSPSIFKKPFLPISSPVSGSLTQSTSMSHIEGVGKTWNKKPLSRPLSAVSFSIPFGLDSDVDIVMGNPVITRSVSSDQLNPAGQNMTRVPYTPPEDLSHFLSKAPGPNGPQRASWATQSPSIPRLAEENGLAASEAGELPTIEEALQIIHNDSKMEPRLHPDGAPDGFYLHSPDDPVSSRHNLKLAPISCSAPTRSGMMYRPTGESREPNRTRNTSECSRDDDSVLRDGSVDSDASEDLPKAQSTPSTPAVGAHAARGHGHEGSDVGVKMTSFAERKKKQILDSPKASDPSPSSSSSPQLTTWTQKSDESPSKSPQLNNEMSELGTRLEEKRKAIEAQKKRIEAIFAKHRQRLGKSAFLQLKKEQREGEGDGEGGNGQTTEEDISRLTLEERLAHMEEEQQEKDEQCPAVEDDCNVKGGLQLNKQASHSKEKAGTPGEKGSGTPGEKVVAPLGDYNNAVSKLTAALSSLQSDMQRLTDQQNHLVKKKAVTSSNKSWVIPASPKTSTPAPARLSRESTRDLNSASSSPSPSRKFTNHTPPPKSPKVRRAQSVPPKSPKNHQHSRPHLDVKLPTLSRVITAPQSVDRIPHLRRVNPWQSKDQTLSSFSIGDGLDELHSYGPTPVPTPTLSPIPPLTPTPRPAADDTLSEVGSNDDHSIFSMELEAGPSHALVSKKEAFEHGGYSSGAPSECSFESDVTAGMLNGNRSSLIEISLSALRGDGEEDDQVPDVFSDSMSDRTEPEAKAGVGFFFKDDKERTDDEMAQRRAALLEKQQKRAEEMKRRKLEQEKEKESNKPQWMIIEGWNKSEDGPQTPGTPPAEGTPQRRGDFTRQEYEMRHQLKIMEDLDKVLRQKPTTVRGVKKRPKTMFRDDSVLSHSPAKGFMGTRLNKVYSHSTMNLSSMANDSGGLTVRKSPSRSHSPSRLMSPRRTSAHNGEKDWENGSTISSPASIPEYTGPKLYKEPSFKSNKFIIHNAITRCCLAGKVNELQKNKIVEEMETSMANHFLILFRDTSCQFRAVYTMNPETEEMVRLTGIGPRFIAPEMVESIYKYSSDRKQFTVIPSKTMSMSVDAFTIPGHFWQKRPGTPKKLGTPK, encoded by the exons AGTGCTCACCTGGCAGTGATAGATGCCCTGATGACTGTGGAAGCCATGGAGACGGTGACTGCGGTGAAGACGTGTGGTTCTGCCAAGCTACCGGGTGGAGCCTCCAGCTGGGAGGATGCTCTGCTTCATTGGGTTAATGAG TTAAATCAGAAGTTAAGAGAATGCACTGAAGGAGCCCAGAATGACACGTCTCAGGCCGTTACGGAGCCCCAACCTGTTCAACCCTCT TGTCCTACTCGCTGGTACTGGAAACTTGTTCCT CTCCGCTACAGGAAGGATAAAATACAGTCCAAACAAAAGCCCATCTTTCCAGTGGTGAATGAAGTCAAAGATCTGTCCAGTGGTTGTGCTGTTGCTGCAGTCATACATTACTATTGCCCTGGCCTGCTAAGACTTGAAG ATGTTTGTATGAAGGAGTCCATGTCTGTCGCGGACAGCCTGTACAATCTGCAGTTCATCCATGAATTCTGTGACAGCTGTCTGAAGAGCTGCTGTCACTTGACACTGGAGGACATGCTATACACCCCACAGGAGCTTCAG CTCAACTGGCTGAGCTTCCTAGCAGAACTGCTTAGCTGGTTTGAAGTACGAAGGCCAGAATTTGTTCAGCCAATAGACATGTTGG atGGATCCACACCAGTAACACCAAGTAGTTTGAGTGGCAACAG TAACTCCCCTTCTATCTTCAAGAAGCCTTTCCTCCccatctcctctcctgtgtCAG GATCTTTGACTCAGTCTACCTCAATGTCTCATATAGAAGGAGTTGGAAAGACATGGAACAAGAAACCTCTCAG cCGCCCTTTGTCAGCAGTATCCTTCAGCATTCCCTTTGGCCTGGACAGTGATGTGGACATTGTGATGGGCAACCCTGTGATAACCCGCTCTGTGAGCTCAGACCAACTCAACCCTGCAGGCCAAAACATGACTCGGGTGCCCTACACTCCTCCTGAAGACCTCAGCCATTTTCTGAGCAAAGCCCCTGGCCCCAACGGTCCACAGAGAGCTTCTTGGGCTACCCAGTCTCCCAGTATTCCAAGGTTGGCAGAGGAGAACGGTCTTGCGGCGAGTGAAGCGGGAGAGCTGCCGACCATTGAAGAGGCTCTCCAAATTATCCACAACGATAGCAAGATGGAGCCTCGTTTACACCCTGATGGTGCTCCTGATGGCTTCTACCTCCACTCTCCTGATGACCCTGTTAGTTCTAGACATAACCTCAAATTAGCACCCATCAGCTGCTCTGCCCCTACACGCTCAGGAATGATGTACCGGCCCACGGGCGAGTCCCGGGAGCCCAATCGCACCAGAAACACTTCTGAATGTTCACGAGATGATGACTCTGTCTTGAGAGACGGCAGTGTGGACTCTGATGCATCAGAGGACTTGCCTAAGGCCCAGTCCACTCCATCTACACCAGCTGTTGGTGCACACGCTGCCAGAGGCCATGGCCATGAGGGGTCTGATGTTGGTGTGAAGATGACCAGCTTTGCAGAACGCAAAAAGAAGCAGATTTTGGATTCTCCTAAAGCCAGTGatccctctccttcttcttcttcttctcctcagctGACCACTTGGACACAAAAGTCTGATGAAAGCCCCAGCAAGAGCCCACAACTCAATAATGAGATGTCTGAGCTAGGAACGCGGCTTGAAGAAAAGCGCAAGGCTATCGAAGCCCAGAAGAAACGCATTGAGGCCATTTTTGCAAAGCACCGGCAAAGACTAGGGAAGAGTGCCTTTCTGCAGCTAAAGAAGGAGCAGCGTGAGGGCGAAGGTGATGGGGAAGGAGGGAATGGCCagaccacagaagaagacattTCTCGCTTGACACTGGAAGAAAGGCTAGCTCACATggaagaagagcagcaggaaAAAGATGAACAGTGCCCCGCAGTGGAGGATGACTGTAATGTCAAAGGAGGACTTCAGTTAAACAAACAGGCCAGTCACTCCAAAGAAAAGGCAGGTACACCAGGAGAGAAGGGCTCTGGGACACCTGGTGAGAAAGTGGTAGCTCCACTAGGGGACTATAATAATGCTGTATCCAAGCTGACTGCAGCTCTTAGTTCTCTGCAAAGTGACATGCAGCGGTTGACCGACCAGCAGAACCACCTAGTCAAGAAGAAAGCTGTAACCTCCAGCAACAAATCCTGGGTTATTCCAGCCAGCCCTAAAACTTCCACCCCAGCACCTGCACGCCTGTCGCGGGAATCCACCCGAGATTTAAATTCAGCCTCCTCTTCGCCTTCTCCATCTCGTAAATTCACAAACCATACCCCTCCTCCTAAGTCCCCTAAAGTCCGTAGAGCCCAATCTGTGCCCCCTAAAAGCCCCAAAAACCACCAACACAGTCGCCCACATTTGGACGTTAAGCTCCCCACCCTGTCGAGGGTTATCACCGCACCTCAAAGTGTGGACCGCATCCCCCACCTTCGTCGTGTAAATCCCTGGCAATCCAAAGACCAGACTTTATCCTCATTCTCCATTGGTGACGGACTAGATGAGCTGCACTCATATGGACCAACCCCTGTCCCCACGCCAACACTGTCCCCTATACCACCTCTTACCCCGACTCCCCGTCCTGCCGCAGATGACACACTGTCAGAGGTAGGCTCCAATGACGATCATAGTATATTTAGCATGGAGCTGGAGGCCGGACCCTCGCATGCTCTTGTGTCTAAGAAGGAAGCGTTTGAACATGGGGGCTACAGCTCTGGTGCCCCATCAGAGTGCTCCTTCGAGAGTGATGTCACTGCAGGGATGTTGAATGGCAATCGCAGTAGCTTGATAGAGATCTCGCTGTCTGCTCTGCGAGGAGATGGGGAGGAGGATGACCAAGTACCTGACGTTTTTTCTGACTCGATGAGTGACCGCACTGAGCCAGAGGCCAAGGCAGGGGTTGGTTTCTTTTTCAAG GATGACAAGGAGCGAACGGATGATGAGATGGCCCAGCGAAGGGCAGCTTTGCTGGAAAAACAGCagaagagagcagaagagatGAAAAGACGCAAACTTgaacaggaaaaagaaaaagaatcaaA CAAACCTCAGTGGATGATCATCGAGGGCTGGAATAAGAGCGAGGACGGACCCCAGACTCCAGGTACCCCACCAGCCGAGGGGACTCCCCAGCGCAGAGGGGACTTCACTCGGCAGGAGTACGAGATGAGACATCAGCTGAAGATCATGGAAGACTTAGACAAGGTGCTGAGGCAAAAACCCACCACTGTTCGTGGTGTCAAGAAGAGACCCAAGACTATGTTCAGAGATGACTCCGTTCTCTCTCATAGCCCTGCCAAGGGTTTCATGG GCACCAGGCTGAACAAGGTGTACTCTCACTCAACCATGAACTTGTCCTCCATGGCTAATGACTCTGGAGGCCTGACTGTCAGGAAGTCTCCCAG CCGTTCACATTCTCCCTCCCGGCTAATGTCACCAAGACGAACGAGTGCTCACAACGGAGAGAAGGATTGGGAGAATGGCTCCACTATTTCCTCCCCTGCCTCAATCCCAGAATACACAG GACCAAAGCTGTACAAAGAGCCTAGCTTTAAGTCCAATAAGTTCATCATCCATAATGCTATCACCCGCTGCTGCCTGGCCGGCAAGGTCAATGAACTACAGAAAAACAAGATTGTAGAG GAAATGGAGACGAGCATGGCCAACcacttcctcatcctcttcagAGATACTAGCTGCCAGTTCCGAGCAGTTTACACCATGAACCCTGAAACTGAGGAGATGGTACGGCTCACTGGCATCGGCCCCCGGTTCATTGCCCCTGAGATGGTTGAGTCCATTTACAAGTACAGCTCTGACCGCAAGCAGTTCACTGTCATCCCGTCCAAAACTATGTCCATGAGTGTGGACGCCTTCACCATCCCTGGTCACTTTTGGCAAAAGCGCCCAGGAACTCCCAAGAAGCTTGGCACCCCCAAATAA